Proteins encoded within one genomic window of Argiope bruennichi chromosome 7, qqArgBrue1.1, whole genome shotgun sequence:
- the LOC129975334 gene encoding zinc finger protein 559-like: protein MGSAAFAPQERLKPFLLNDTEEKPYGCHVCNKVFTRQSNLKQHLMTHTNVKPHVCEACNKGFLTRNYLNRHLLTHTKEKSFVCEICSQAFSHRRDLKVHLLRHANEKPHVCDVCNKAFFQSSDLRRHLRTHSNEKPILLMRHIQAANDRRPIIGQASPHRTSEVGARTEAISPRH, encoded by the exons ATGGGTAGTGCAGCTTTTGCCCCACAAGAACGTTTAAAACCGTTTTTATTAAACGATACAGAAGAAAAACCTTATGGTTGTCACGTGTGCAATAAAGTGTTTACTAGACAATcaaatttaaagcaacatttgaTGACGCATACAAATGTGAAACCCCATGTTTGTGAAGCCTGCAATAAAGGATTTCTCACCCGAAACTATTTAAACAGGCATTTACTGACACATACGAAAGAGAAGTCATTTGTTTGTGAAATATGCAGTCAAGCATTTTCTCATCGTAGAGACTTGAAGGTGCATTTACTGAGACACGCGAATGAGAAACCGCATGTGTGTGACGTgtgcaataaagcattttttcaaagCTCAGATTTAAGGAGACATTTACGGACCCATTCGAacgagaaacc GATCTTACTTATGAGACATATCCAAGCAGCAAATGATCGTCGGCCAatcattggccaagcatcgccccacaGAACGAGCGAGGTTGGGGCGAGaacggaggcgatctcgccccgacattga